CCGAGTCGCTTCGCGGCTTGCGACTGGTTTCCCTCCGCGGCGGTGAGCGCTTCGGAGGCGCGCGCGCGCTGTCGCGTCGGCCCGTCGGCGACACCGAGACCGCGGAGGCGACGACGGACGCGCCGAGTCCGACTCTGCCAACGCCGGCCTGCGCCGCGGCGACGTCATGGGCCGCGTCGAAGGTCACCAGGCGCGCGACGTCGCGCTCGAGTTGGCGCACGTTGCCGGGGTAATCGCGCGACGCGAGCCATTGAACGACGTCTTCCGCGAGAGCCCGAGAGCGGCGCGCCGCAAACGTAGCCGCGAGTTCGCGCACGTCTTCGCGCCGATCGCGAAGCGGGGGCACGTAGAGCTGGTAGACGGCGAGGCGATACAAGAGGTCCGCACGAAAGGCTCCCCGCTCCACCTCGCGCGACAGCTCGATGTTGGTCGCGGCCACCACGCGGGCGTGCACGTCGAGGTCTTGGGAGCTTCCCATGCGGCGCACCTTGCGCTCTTGAAGGACGCGGAGGAGCCGTGGTTGGAGCGCGAGCGGAACGGTCCCGATCTCATCGAGCAGAATTGTGCCGTTGGCCGCGACCTCGAAGGGGCCCGGCCGCAGTTCGTCGGCGCCCGTGAAGGCGCCGCGCTCGTGGCCGAAGAGCGCATCCTCGAAGGTCGACGGCGAGAGCGTCCCGAGATCCAGCTCGGAGAGCTCGCCACCGAGACCCGACGCTGCGTGAATGGCGCGCGCGACGCAGTTCTTGCCGACGCCTGTTTCGCCGATGAGCAAGACCGGCTCTGGCCGCTGGGCCACTTGGCGAATCCGCGTCCTCAAGACCGCCATCGCGCGACTCGAGCCGATGAGCCCATGGGACACGGGAGGCGGCGACGGCGAGCGCTCGACTAGGGCGCGAAGCAAATCGGCCAACGCGTCGGTGTCCTGACGGCCCTTCTCGACGACCAGCTCGGCGCCGGCTCCTCGGCAGACCGCGCCGAGATCCGGATCGCTGCAGCCGGTGTGAACGATCGCCGGAGGCCCGTGAGTGGCTCGAAGCCACCGGACCAAGTCGAGCCCGGACCGATCGCT
Above is a window of Myxococcales bacterium DNA encoding:
- a CDS encoding sigma-54-dependent Fis family transcriptional regulator, with product MRILLVEDEANLRGALRRAFWKRGFEVTEAASVSEARAALDRVESVAVALIDLRLDPKNPSDRSGLDLVRWLRATHGPPAIVHTGCSDPDLGAVCRGAGAELVVEKGRQDTDALADLLRALVERSPSPPPVSHGLIGSSRAMAVLRTRIRQVAQRPEPVLLIGETGVGKNCVARAIHAASGLGGELSELDLGTLSPSTFEDALFGHERGAFTGADELRPGPFEVAANGTILLDEIGTVPLALQPRLLRVLQERKVRRMGSSQDLDVHARVVAATNIELSREVERGAFRADLLYRLAVYQLYVPPLRDRREDVRELAATFAARRSRALAEDVVQWLASRDYPGNVRQLERDVARLVTFDAAHDVAAAQAGVGRVGLGASVVASAVSVSPTGRRDSARAPPKRSPPRRETSRKPRSDSASIATPWPAGFATKGTSVAPTCHSSWRAHGRQPCSQARACSSRAARRLSVGRAMGGALGTVAAAPGTLLPALRPLEAAGRTGALVRGRSVRLLERPDQPQAARARRLREVGRRARGVQFVEDLGEGDPRTRGGDLEPV